One window from the genome of Rhodopirellula halodulae encodes:
- a CDS encoding hybrid sensor histidine kinase/response regulator, producing MEARVNSISTSDNPISLTRSLLNPLAVAAVIIVLVISGVIALHNIRELQQTRLKVGLTLKVLALLAEIEGSVMDAERGQRDFLITGDDDHLKSFDEAIRRTEEGMDQFDELLDDHQIQRSKFEELKPLVQERIEHLRNVLKVRTEQGADAARETVIENSRQNLMGRIEEMANSMRQIEENMLVVRESMASRAYRSGIITSVSSTLIGLVLVGSVLYLLERNRRKAERDAITLNATRERVQLALDAAEMGAWNLDPTTNTLQTDERYRRMHGVEKQELSFEDSLRRIHPDDRARVRQAMRASMSPLDPTPYSVEYRVVHRDGSIRWVSSKGIARVSKRRKKTVLTSFDGTVADVTERKRQEERLQRSEQMALAANQSKSEFLANMSHEIRTPMAAILGYADVLLGHLEDPDNRNCILIMKRNGEHLLSLINDILDLSRIEAGKLSVEAEPVPLPRLVGDIQSLMQVRAEEKNVDFQVMFEGKVPQSIETDPTRLRQVLINLISNAIKFTDEGSVELKIRFIQGAEPPVVEFCIVDTGIGISKEQQDRLFKPFSQGDASVTRKYGGSGLGLAISQRLIEMMEGEMSLESELGEGSTFYVRLPVHSVDGIKLVQPDLIKQPPRPEEMLAETPMLDCRVLVVDDRRDVRHISQHFLEKAGATVATAEDGQDGVDTAIEARDAGQPFDLIVMDMQMPNIDGLQATALLRSAGIDWPIIALTADAMKGDRDRCLNGGCDDYLSKPIDHVQLVSMVASYTQDIDSAELVSRRRQRADDLQQQIEREGKGAS from the coding sequence ATGGAAGCACGGGTGAATTCGATATCAACCTCCGATAATCCGATCAGTCTTACACGTAGTCTGCTCAACCCGTTGGCGGTCGCTGCGGTGATCATCGTGTTGGTCATCAGCGGCGTGATCGCGCTGCACAACATTCGCGAACTGCAGCAAACGCGATTGAAGGTGGGCTTGACGTTGAAAGTGCTCGCTTTGCTGGCGGAGATCGAAGGATCGGTGATGGATGCCGAACGTGGTCAGCGTGATTTTTTGATCACCGGAGACGACGACCATCTGAAGTCTTTTGATGAGGCGATCCGTCGGACCGAGGAAGGGATGGATCAATTTGACGAGTTGTTGGATGACCATCAAATTCAGCGATCCAAATTCGAGGAGCTGAAGCCGCTGGTACAAGAACGCATCGAGCACTTGAGGAACGTGTTGAAGGTTCGGACCGAGCAGGGTGCCGATGCGGCTCGCGAAACCGTCATCGAAAATTCGCGTCAAAATTTGATGGGTCGCATCGAAGAGATGGCCAATTCAATGCGTCAAATCGAAGAGAACATGCTGGTCGTTCGTGAATCGATGGCATCGCGTGCTTATCGAAGCGGCATCATCACTTCCGTTTCCTCGACGTTGATCGGTTTGGTGTTGGTCGGAAGTGTGCTGTATCTGCTGGAGCGGAACCGACGCAAAGCTGAACGAGATGCGATCACGCTCAATGCAACTCGAGAACGTGTTCAGTTGGCGTTGGACGCGGCGGAAATGGGGGCGTGGAATTTGGATCCAACCACCAACACTTTGCAGACCGATGAACGCTATCGGCGGATGCACGGCGTCGAAAAACAAGAGCTGTCGTTTGAGGACTCACTCAGACGCATTCATCCCGACGACCGGGCCCGGGTGCGGCAGGCCATGCGAGCGTCGATGTCACCGCTGGATCCAACACCGTATTCGGTCGAATATCGCGTGGTGCATCGTGATGGTTCGATCCGCTGGGTTTCCAGCAAGGGAATCGCTCGCGTAAGCAAGCGACGGAAAAAGACGGTGTTGACCAGTTTCGACGGAACGGTCGCCGACGTGACGGAACGCAAACGCCAAGAAGAACGCTTGCAACGCAGTGAGCAGATGGCGCTCGCCGCCAACCAATCCAAGAGCGAATTCTTGGCCAACATGAGTCATGAAATTCGCACGCCGATGGCGGCGATTCTGGGATACGCGGACGTGTTGCTGGGGCACTTGGAAGACCCGGACAACCGAAATTGCATCTTGATCATGAAACGCAACGGCGAACACCTGTTGTCGTTGATCAATGACATCTTGGACTTGTCTCGTATCGAAGCCGGCAAGTTGAGCGTCGAGGCAGAACCCGTGCCGCTGCCTCGCTTGGTCGGTGACATTCAATCGCTGATGCAGGTGCGCGCGGAAGAAAAGAATGTCGACTTCCAGGTGATGTTCGAAGGCAAGGTGCCTCAGTCAATCGAAACGGATCCGACGCGGTTGCGACAGGTGCTGATCAATCTCATCAGCAACGCGATCAAGTTCACCGATGAGGGCAGTGTTGAGCTGAAGATCCGATTCATCCAGGGTGCCGAGCCTCCGGTTGTTGAGTTTTGCATCGTCGACACGGGCATTGGAATCAGCAAAGAACAACAAGACCGATTGTTCAAACCATTTTCCCAAGGCGATGCGTCGGTGACGCGAAAGTATGGCGGCAGTGGATTGGGTTTGGCGATCAGCCAGCGATTGATCGAGATGATGGAAGGCGAAATGTCGCTTGAAAGTGAACTGGGCGAAGGTTCCACGTTCTACGTGCGGTTGCCGGTCCACAGCGTGGATGGCATCAAGTTGGTGCAGCCTGATTTGATCAAGCAGCCACCTCGGCCTGAGGAGATGCTGGCGGAAACGCCAATGTTGGATTGCCGGGTTTTGGTGGTCGACGATCGTCGCGATGTGCGGCACATCAGTCAGCACTTTTTGGAGAAAGCCGGAGCGACCGTGGCCACCGCGGAAGACGGGCAGGATGGAGTGGACACCGCGATTGAAGCTCGAGATGCGGGGCAGCCGTTTGACTTGATCGTGATGGACATGCAGATGCCCAATATCGACGGATTGCAAGCCACGGCGTTGCTGCGATCAGCAGGCATCGATTGGCCGATCATTGCCCTGACCGCCGATGCGATGAAAGGTGACCGAGACCGGTGTTTGAATGGCGGGTGCGATGATTATCTGTCCAAGCCCATCGATCACGTTCAGTTGGTCAGCATGGTCGCGTCTTACACGCAAGACATTGATTCGGCCGAATTGGTTAGCCGTCGTCGACAACGCGCCGACGACCTGCAACAGCAAATCGAACGTGAGGGTAAAGGGGCTTCTTGA
- a CDS encoding SDR family NAD(P)-dependent oxidoreductase codes for MTDSSRPVSLITGAATGVGRACAIGLARQGHDVVINYSRSEAEAKQTAEEASSIGAKTMLAKCDVSVDTDVRKMIAEIRSEFGRLDCLINNAATTEFIEHSDLETLTEPMWDRILGVNLKGPFFVTRAAAELLAEGDGGSVVNVSSVAGITGSGSSIAYCASKGGLNTMTKSFARSLAPKIRVNAVCPGPIDSRWIREGNPNWDLEAMVADYPLPKPSQPQDIADAVLFFATGTNLTTGQLLPVDGGQTIR; via the coding sequence ATGACTGATTCTTCCCGCCCTGTTTCCTTGATCACGGGTGCCGCCACCGGAGTTGGACGCGCGTGTGCAATCGGCTTGGCTCGGCAAGGTCACGACGTTGTGATCAATTACTCACGCAGCGAAGCCGAAGCGAAACAAACCGCGGAAGAAGCCTCTTCGATCGGCGCAAAGACCATGTTGGCCAAATGCGATGTTTCGGTCGACACCGATGTTCGCAAAATGATTGCCGAGATCCGATCCGAGTTCGGCAGGCTTGATTGCCTAATCAACAACGCCGCCACCACGGAATTCATTGAACATTCCGATTTGGAAACGCTGACCGAACCCATGTGGGATCGCATCCTCGGTGTCAACTTGAAAGGCCCTTTCTTCGTCACGCGTGCCGCGGCCGAGCTTCTCGCCGAGGGCGACGGCGGATCCGTGGTCAACGTCAGTTCCGTCGCTGGCATCACGGGTTCTGGCTCGTCCATCGCCTATTGCGCGAGCAAGGGTGGACTGAACACGATGACCAAATCATTTGCACGGTCCTTGGCCCCCAAAATTCGGGTCAACGCCGTTTGCCCGGGACCCATCGACAGTCGCTGGATTCGCGAAGGCAATCCGAACTGGGACTTGGAAGCGATGGTGGCTGACTATCCGCTCCCCAAGCCATCTCAACCGCAAGACATCGCCGACGCCGTTCTCTTTTTCGCGACGGGGACCAACCTGACGACGGGGCAACTGTTGCCCGTCGATGGTGGCCAAACAATTCGCTAA
- a CDS encoding Mrp/NBP35 family ATP-binding protein, whose protein sequence is MTTPVDSDALIASLREKIGQHPDPETGRPIASTGQLGDISLDGDTIRISVGITSHCQPIADEIADTIRDLALTIATGKTIEVTTRVHARPPARLGQVGLRAKSVILVGSGKGGVGKSTVAASLALTLRRLGAQVGLMDADVYGPSVPHLLGLSGRPAISEDKKIEPIRLGPNGESGVPPETEGSMPVMSMGFLLEPDQAVIWRGPMLHGSIQQFLRDTSWGELDYLVIDMPPGTGDIALTLSQAIPITGSVVVCTPQEVALLDAIKAISMFRKVNIPIAGMVENMSGFSCPDCGKTYDIFGRGGAREKAEELSVPFLGGLPIDITLREAGDAGKLAEVIASDQRARAPFEQVARALVRNLATKAAASPPKASLPTL, encoded by the coding sequence ATGACGACTCCCGTCGATTCCGACGCCCTGATTGCTTCCCTTCGCGAAAAAATTGGTCAGCATCCGGATCCTGAAACCGGACGTCCCATCGCCAGCACTGGCCAACTGGGCGACATCAGTCTTGATGGCGACACCATTCGGATCAGCGTCGGCATCACCTCGCACTGCCAACCGATTGCGGACGAAATCGCGGACACCATTCGCGACTTGGCGTTGACCATCGCAACGGGCAAAACCATCGAAGTCACGACGCGTGTTCACGCTCGTCCACCGGCTCGCCTGGGCCAGGTCGGACTGCGTGCCAAGAGCGTGATCTTGGTCGGCAGCGGCAAAGGCGGCGTTGGCAAAAGCACCGTGGCGGCTTCCTTGGCACTCACGCTGCGTCGACTCGGCGCGCAAGTGGGACTGATGGACGCTGATGTCTACGGCCCCAGTGTCCCGCACTTGTTGGGATTGTCGGGTCGCCCCGCTATCTCCGAAGACAAAAAGATCGAACCCATCCGGTTGGGCCCCAACGGTGAATCCGGTGTGCCTCCGGAAACCGAAGGTTCCATGCCAGTCATGTCGATGGGTTTCTTGCTGGAACCCGACCAAGCCGTCATCTGGCGAGGTCCCATGCTCCACGGTTCGATCCAGCAATTCCTTCGTGACACCTCCTGGGGCGAACTGGATTACTTGGTCATCGATATGCCACCGGGCACGGGCGACATCGCGCTGACACTGTCGCAAGCCATTCCGATCACTGGATCGGTTGTGGTTTGCACCCCACAAGAAGTCGCTCTGCTGGATGCCATCAAAGCCATCAGTATGTTCCGCAAGGTCAACATTCCGATCGCGGGCATGGTGGAAAACATGAGCGGATTCTCCTGTCCCGATTGCGGCAAGACCTACGACATCTTTGGTCGCGGTGGAGCTCGCGAAAAGGCGGAAGAACTCAGCGTGCCATTCTTGGGCGGTCTGCCGATCGACATCACGCTTCGTGAAGCCGGCGATGCGGGCAAATTGGCGGAAGTCATCGCGTCCGACCAACGGGCTCGTGCCCCGTTTGAACAAGTCGCCCGAGCGTTGGTTCGAAATTTGGCAACGAAAGCCGCCGCCTCACCGCCCAAAGCTTCGTTGCCCACACTGTAG